In Acetomicrobium sp. S15 = DSM 107314, the sequence CAATCGGCATATTCGATTCAGGTTTGGGAGGCTTGACCGTAGCGAGGCAGGTTATGAAGGTCCTGCCTAAAGAGAATATCGTATATTTCGGCGATAACGGTAGGGTTCCCTACGGGGAAAGGCCGAGAGAGGTCATTATCGATTTTTCCAAGCAGATCTCCCGCTTTCTTATTAAAAAGGGAGCCAAAATGATCATCATTGCCTGCAACACCGCCACTGCAGCCGCATTGGATGCGTTGAAAGAGGAATTCGATCTGCCCATAATCGGCGTTATAAGCGCAGGTGCCAGGATGGCCGTCAGCGCCACAAAGAACGGGAAAATCGGCGTGATAGGGACTACGTATACGATAAAGAGCGAAGCCTATCATAAAAAGATCAAAGAGCTGCGCCACGATGTGGAAGTCTACGGCTCGCCGTGCCCCAAGTTTACTCCTTTGATAGAGGGCGGCAAGCAAGATTCGCGGGAGCTCATTGAGGCAGCCCAAGAGTATCTCGCTCCATTGAAGGAAAAGGGTGTAGACGTATTGGTGTTGGGGTGCACTCACTATCCTATTGTGGCAAAGCACCTGCAGAAGATCATGGGAGAGGGCGTGACGTTGGTAGACCCGGCCATAGCGACAGCCGAAGAGGCAAAGGCTTTGCTCGATGAAAGGGGCGGCCACAACGAAGGTAACCTGTCGCCGACATATCTCTTCTATACGACTGGCGATGCCTCGACGTTCGCAAATTTCGCGAAACAGATCGTAGGGCTCGGGGAAGTGGACGTCACGCACGTTCCCGTTTCGGAGCTTGAAAGGAGCTAACGAAGTTTCATGAAGGTGCTCTTTGCCGACAGATCTTTTGAAAGGTTGCTCGACGTCCTCTGTCCGATATTTCAAGGCCACGACATCCGCGCGGCCAGTGTAAAGGAAGACGACGGTGCGCTTTCCTGGGCCGAGGTGCTGGTGGTGGGGCCGCCGATTCCGGTCGATGACTCGATCCTCGATCGCGCGCCTGAACTCAAGCTGGTTCACCAGTGGGGCGTGGGCACCGAGGCCATTGATGTGGAAGCGTGCACCCGCAGGGGTTTACCGGTCTGCAACGTTCCATCCAGAGGCACTGGGAATGCCGAAGGCGTAGCCGAAATAGCCCTCCTCCACATGCTCCTCTTGGCCAAGCGCTACTACAGATGCTGCGAAAACATCAAAAAGCGGCGCGCCTTCGCCCCAAGGGGTATGACGCTATGGGGCAAAAAGGCCTGCGTCGTCGGCCTCGGTGGCGTCGGCCTCGCGATAGCCGAGCGCTTGTCCGGCCTGGGAATGTCCGTAGTGGGGGTGAACCGCACACTGAGACCCGAGCTCGAAGGGTTCGGGTTTGAATCCCTCTATCGCTTAACCCAGCTGAAAGAGGCTGTGAAGGGGTGTCATTTTGTGATCCTCGCTCTGTCTCTGACGCCTGAGACAGAGGGCATCATAGACGAGGATGTGCTGTCTTCTATGGAGCGGTATTCCTTTTTGATCAACGTGGCTAGGGCAGACTTGGTGCGGCGATCTGCGCTGGAAAAGGCCCTCGACGAAGGGTGGATAGCAGGGGCCGGCCTCGATGTCTTTTGGGATGAACCGGTTTCGCCGGACGATCCTTTCCTGAATAAGCAAAACGTGACTTTAACCCCTCATGTGGGAGGTACAAACGATGCCGCCCAAGAGAAGATCCCAGCCTTTATTGCGGAGAACGTCAATCGCTTAGAGCGCGGCGAACCGTTGAAGTCTTGCCTGAATTGCGGGAAGCTCATCCGGGGCTGGGATCGAGAGCGTTCGTCTGCGGAGACAGGGTAAATGTGCATTGCTAAGGGAGTGCTGTTTGATTTCGACATGACGTTGGTCGACAGCAGTTGGGGAATAACCAGGGCTATGAACGCGTTGGCGAGGGTCGTGGGTCTTCCGCGAGTGTCGCGGAGGAGGGTATTGCGCACCATAGGCCTTCCCCTCGAGCGGGCCTGGTTTGAGCTTTGGGGGCGCATGGAATCTGAATGGGCGAACATCTATAGGGAGCGGTTCGTGAATGTGGAGTCCAAGTGTTTAAAACCGTTGCCGGGGGTCATCGCGACCTTGGAGGAGCTGATGACAGCCGGCTTGAAATTGGGAGTGGTCACCAACAGACGTTTTGCTTCCAAGGTCGTATCGCTCACAGGGCTTGACCGTTATTTTGTCGCAGTTATCGGGCTTGAGCGCGTGAATAACCCCAAACCCCACCCGGAGGCATTGGAAGAGGGCTTAAGATGCCTGGGATTGACCTCGGAAGAGGTGGCCTTCGTAGGGGACTCCGAGATCGACATGGAGACTGCCAGGAGGGCCAACATTCGTGGCATCGGAGTGACCACCGGCGCCTTCGACGCCGAAGCCTTATTGAAGGCCGGAGCCTGGCGCGTCATAAACGACTTGAGCGAGCTCCCTTGCATATTGAAGCTTGACTCGTGCGGGCATGTATTGGAACAGGATCGGGGGTGAAGAGGGTTTGAGCGAGTTGCCGCGCCCTTCGTTCACGGATAATGCCATTCGCATATTGGAGCGCCGTTATCTGCGCAAGGACTCTCAAGGAAGAGTTTGCGAGACGCCCGAAGAGATGCTGTGGCGCGTCGCTCGGGCGGTAGCCTCTGCAGAAGAGAAGTGGAGTGAGAATCCAGCACGGTGGGAAGCGAGCTTTTATGAGATGATGGCGCGCTTGGATTTCCTCCCCAACTCTCCGACTCTGATGAATGCCGGCACCGGTGTGGGTCAGCTTTCGGCGTGTTTCGTACTGCCAGTGGGGGACAGCATGGAGGAGATATTTGACGCCCTCAAATACACGGCGTTGATACACAAATCGGGTGGAGGAACCGGGTTTAATTTTTCATCTCTGCGCCCTGCGGGCGACGTGGTAAGGAGCACTATGGGAGTTGCGTCAGGGCCGGTTTCTTTTATGGAGCTTTTTGACCATACTACTGAAGTGGTAAAACAAGGCGGAATGAGGCGCGGTGCCAACATGGGCATCCTGAACTGCAATCACCCCGACATCGAGCGCTTCATCTCGGCCAAGTCTGAGGAGGGTCGCCTTTCCAACTTCAACATCTCTGTGGGTGCCACCGATACCTTCATAGAGGCGATAAAAAAGGGAGACCTCTTGGCGTTGATTAACCCCCGCACCGGGAGCGAGATCTCTAAAATCTCGGCGAGAGATCTCTTTGAGGAAATAGCTGGGGCAGCGTGGATGAGCGGCGATCCGGGCATGATCTTTCTCGACAAACTCGAGGCCACGAATCCCACGCCCCACCTCGGCCGCATCGACGCGACCAACCCCTGCGTGCCGGCCGATACCTTTGTCATGACCGATGCAGGCCCTCGTCTCGTCAAGGACCTTATCGGCAAAAGGGCCACCCTCATCGTCGACGGAAAACCCTTCGACACCACTGAGGCGGGTTTCTTTAAGACGGGAGTCAGGCCATTGTTGTCTATCAGGACGAAGGAAGGCTACTCCTTCCGCGCCACAGCGGAGCACCCCGTTTTACGGGTCACAAAGAAGACACGACACACCCTGCAAAAGGAATGGACCGTCGTCTCCTACCTCAAGCCCGGCGACGAGATTATGTTGCACGATCACAGGGAACTTGTCGGCTGGAAAGGCCTCTACGGAGAAAAAGAAGGCTACCTGATGGGGCTTCTGGTGGGCGACGGAACGCTCAAGTCGGACGAAGCGGTCCTTTCCGTGTGGTCTTACGGGAAAGCCTGTGGTGACGAAACAAATGGCATCATGGAGAGGGCTTTTGAGGTTGCGGAAGCGATGCCCCACAGGAGCGATTTCCGGGGCTGGTGGAAGGTTTCGGGAAGAGACGAATATCGCGTGAGTCTCGCGGCGCTGCGGGAACTCGCATTTTCATTGGGCATGAAGCCCGGCGAAAAGACCGTTACGCCTCATCTGGAAACCATGACTTCCTCGCAGTTTGCCCGTGGTTTCCTCCAGGGCTTCTTTGACTCCGACGGTTCCATTCAAAGCTCACAGGAAAAAGGCATCTCCATCCGTTTAGCCCAAAGCGATGTGGAACAGCTTGAAGCCGTGCAGAGGATGCTCGCCCGTTTCGGCATTGTTAGCGTTATCTATAAAAACAGGCGGTCCTCGAAAATCACATCCCTTCCCAATGGGAAAAACGGAGCCGATTCCTATAAAACCAGGCCGCAGCATGAACTGGTCATCTCCCGGGATAACGTGCGCCTCTTCGCCGAACGGGTCGGTTTCTGCGACAGCGCGAAGAGCACGAAGCTCTCTTTGTGTTTGTCCTCTTACAGGAGGACTCTCAACAGCGAACGCTTCACGGCTACTGTAGAATCCATTTCAAGCGCGGGAACGGAGGACGTCTATGACGTCCAGGTGCCGGGCGCAAACGCCTTCGATGCCAACGGCGTCGTGGTCCACAACTGTGGCGAGCAACCGCTTCTGCCATACGAAAGTTGTAATTTGGGATCTATTAATCTTGTAAATATGTTAGATGAAAAGGGCAGCATCGATTGGGATAGGCTGCTTGCGACGACCAGACTTGCCGTGCGCTTCCTTGACAACGTCATCGAGATCAACAATTTTATCATCCCTCAGATAAAAGATGCCACATTGGGCAACCGGAAGATAGGTCTCGGTGTAATGGGATGGGCAGACCTGCTCTTCAAGCTTGGCATTCCCTACGATAGCGACGAGGCTCTTGATCTGGCGCGCAAGGTGATGTCGTTCATTCAAAAGGCCGGTCACGACGAGAGCTCTAAGCTCGCCGCATCGAGAGGTCCTTTCCCCAATTGGAAGGGAAGCAGGTGGGAAGAAAGAGGTTTGTCTATGAGGAATGCCACCGTGACGACGATCGCTCCCACCGGCACCATTTCGCTCATAGCTGAGTGTTCGAGCGGGATCGAACCGGTCTTCGCTTTGGTGCACCGCCGTAAGGCCTTCGGGGGTTCAGACGTCTTAACTTACACAAATGACATTTTGATGGAAGCCTTGCGCAAAAACGGACTCGCTGACACGAAAGTGATCGAGGCCATCATGGAAAAGGGATCTTTGAAAGAAATCGATTTGCCAGAAGAGATCAAGAGGGTCTTCGTGGTGGCTCATGACATCCAATTTGAATGGCATGTGAGGATGCAAGCTGCCTTTCAGGAATTCACCGACAACGCTGTGAGCAAGACGATAAACATGCCTCGCGAAGCCACCGTAGACGATGTGAAAAAGGCCTATTTTTTGGCTTATGAGCTCGGGTGCAGGGGTATTACCATCTTCAGGGATGGGTGTAAGGAGGACCAAGTACTCCACGTCGGCGCCCGTGCCGAAAAGAAGAAAACCGCAGCGGAAGAGACGATTGAAACCGGAGAATATGTGAAGCCGAAGAAAAGGCCAGCGATTTTGTCCGGCAAAACGACGAAGATCGGGACGAGCTTCGGCAAACTCTATCTCACGGTCAACTTCCTCGACGGCAAACCTTTTGAGGTCTTCGCTACGCTCGGCAAGTCGGGCAGAGATACGCAGGCTCATACAGAGGCTTTGGGCAGGTTGATCTCTTTGGCCTTGAGGAGTGGCGTGCCCGTCGATGACATTATAAGACAACTCAAGGGCATAGGCGGTGGCACGCCCTTTTTGGAGGACAATGACCTCATTTTGAGCCTTCCGGATGCGATTGCGCGCGGTCTCGAGAGGGCTTTGGGGAGATCCGTAGAAGTCAAGGGCAGCGGCGATATGTGCCCTGTCTGTGGCGCTCCAGTAGTGTATTCTGAAGGGTGTGAGCGATGCACTGTTTGCGACTACTCGCGCTGCAGTTGAAGTGAATAAAAGACGCACTTCGTTTGTCCATGAGAGAGAGACGCGGCTTCGGTTTGGTTTATTTGTTTGCAGTGGTGCTCGTTATGCTCGTTGCGCTATCTGCCTATATAGCATGGTGGTTTCACTATCGAGAGGTTAACCCTAAAGTCGTGGCAGCGATTCCCACTGTTTACGCAGAGGAAATTCTTTCTGAGGGGTGGCTTTTGTGGCACGAAGAGATATTGGCGACGCCGTATGCGGGTAAAATCATTTATTCAAGGCCTCGCGAAGCTCATCGTGTCTCCAAGGGAGAGACGGTGGCAGTTATCGATGCCGGCAGAGAGCGCGTTCGTCTCGCCTCACACAGGGCTGGGTACTTTGTGCCAGGGTTGGATGGTGCGGAGGGGGCGTGGCGATTTTCCGAGATATGGCTTGGCTCCGGGTCGCCGAAGATTAAGACAGCTTTTAATTGGTTTGAAAATGGTCGCGCGCTCAAGCGCGGCGATCCCATAGGCAAGGTCGTACCAATGCCGCAAAACTTGCGTTGTGTGGCCTTTATCGCGGCTACTCCCGATGTGCGGAGAACCATTGAATCCGGACGCCTGTCCATCAAGCTGAGACGTGAGGGGTTGCCGCTTTCAACGGAGGTTTTGGCCAGTGAGGAGCTCGTGGGAGTGTATAAAGTCTATCTCTCCCTCTCCCCTTATTTCCCGCCATCCGTCTTGACGTCCCGAAAACTTTCCTTCTATGTTTTTGTGGGGGAGCGCTCCGGGGTCGAGGTTCCCGAAAGCTCCGTCGTGATGAGAAATGGAAGACAAGGGGTTTGGGTCGTCGAGAGCGGCGTTACGACCTTTAGAAGTGTTCATGGGATGCCCGTCTCCTCGGGTCGCTTCGTGGTTACGGAAGGCTTGAAGGCCGGAGAGATAGTTATCGAGGAGGGCAACAAG encodes:
- the murI gene encoding glutamate racemase is translated as MDKGGSIGIFDSGLGGLTVARQVMKVLPKENIVYFGDNGRVPYGERPREVIIDFSKQISRFLIKKGAKMIIIACNTATAAALDALKEEFDLPIIGVISAGARMAVSATKNGKIGVIGTTYTIKSEAYHKKIKELRHDVEVYGSPCPKFTPLIEGGKQDSRELIEAAQEYLAPLKEKGVDVLVLGCTHYPIVAKHLQKIMGEGVTLVDPAIATAEEAKALLDERGGHNEGNLSPTYLFYTTGDASTFANFAKQIVGLGEVDVTHVPVSELERS
- a CDS encoding 2-hydroxyacid dehydrogenase, with protein sequence MKVLFADRSFERLLDVLCPIFQGHDIRAASVKEDDGALSWAEVLVVGPPIPVDDSILDRAPELKLVHQWGVGTEAIDVEACTRRGLPVCNVPSRGTGNAEGVAEIALLHMLLLAKRYYRCCENIKKRRAFAPRGMTLWGKKACVVGLGGVGLAIAERLSGLGMSVVGVNRTLRPELEGFGFESLYRLTQLKEAVKGCHFVILALSLTPETEGIIDEDVLSSMERYSFLINVARADLVRRSALEKALDEGWIAGAGLDVFWDEPVSPDDPFLNKQNVTLTPHVGGTNDAAQEKIPAFIAENVNRLERGEPLKSCLNCGKLIRGWDRERSSAETG
- a CDS encoding HAD family hydrolase — encoded protein: MCIAKGVLFDFDMTLVDSSWGITRAMNALARVVGLPRVSRRRVLRTIGLPLERAWFELWGRMESEWANIYRERFVNVESKCLKPLPGVIATLEELMTAGLKLGVVTNRRFASKVVSLTGLDRYFVAVIGLERVNNPKPHPEALEEGLRCLGLTSEEVAFVGDSEIDMETARRANIRGIGVTTGAFDAEALLKAGAWRVINDLSELPCILKLDSCGHVLEQDRG
- a CDS encoding ribonucleotide reductase N-terminal alpha domain-containing protein — encoded protein: MSELPRPSFTDNAIRILERRYLRKDSQGRVCETPEEMLWRVARAVASAEEKWSENPARWEASFYEMMARLDFLPNSPTLMNAGTGVGQLSACFVLPVGDSMEEIFDALKYTALIHKSGGGTGFNFSSLRPAGDVVRSTMGVASGPVSFMELFDHTTEVVKQGGMRRGANMGILNCNHPDIERFISAKSEEGRLSNFNISVGATDTFIEAIKKGDLLALINPRTGSEISKISARDLFEEIAGAAWMSGDPGMIFLDKLEATNPTPHLGRIDATNPCVPADTFVMTDAGPRLVKDLIGKRATLIVDGKPFDTTEAGFFKTGVRPLLSIRTKEGYSFRATAEHPVLRVTKKTRHTLQKEWTVVSYLKPGDEIMLHDHRELVGWKGLYGEKEGYLMGLLVGDGTLKSDEAVLSVWSYGKACGDETNGIMERAFEVAEAMPHRSDFRGWWKVSGRDEYRVSLAALRELAFSLGMKPGEKTVTPHLETMTSSQFARGFLQGFFDSDGSIQSSQEKGISIRLAQSDVEQLEAVQRMLARFGIVSVIYKNRRSSKITSLPNGKNGADSYKTRPQHELVISRDNVRLFAERVGFCDSAKSTKLSLCLSSYRRTLNSERFTATVESISSAGTEDVYDVQVPGANAFDANGVVVHNCGEQPLLPYESCNLGSINLVNMLDEKGSIDWDRLLATTRLAVRFLDNVIEINNFIIPQIKDATLGNRKIGLGVMGWADLLFKLGIPYDSDEALDLARKVMSFIQKAGHDESSKLAASRGPFPNWKGSRWEERGLSMRNATVTTIAPTGTISLIAECSSGIEPVFALVHRRKAFGGSDVLTYTNDILMEALRKNGLADTKVIEAIMEKGSLKEIDLPEEIKRVFVVAHDIQFEWHVRMQAAFQEFTDNAVSKTINMPREATVDDVKKAYFLAYELGCRGITIFRDGCKEDQVLHVGARAEKKKTAAEETIETGEYVKPKKRPAILSGKTTKIGTSFGKLYLTVNFLDGKPFEVFATLGKSGRDTQAHTEALGRLISLALRSGVPVDDIIRQLKGIGGGTPFLEDNDLILSLPDAIARGLERALGRSVEVKGSGDMCPVCGAPVVYSEGCERCTVCDYSRCS